The following coding sequences lie in one Eubacterium ventriosum genomic window:
- a CDS encoding VirD4-like conjugal transfer protein, CD1115 family, which yields MKIDAETLKKQVILHLPYVLFLLVFAKLGEAVRLAPGADASQKLLGLSEGFALAFQSMWPGAAMDWLIGFCGAAIMRLAVYLRGKDAKKYRKNVEYGSARWGNKADIAPFMDPNPENNIILTQSEGLMLNGRPKNPANARNKNVLVVGGSGSGKTRFFIKPNLMQMHSSYVVTDPKGTVLVECGKMLQRGTPKLDKDGKPVRNEKGKIIYESYKIRVFNTINFQKSMHFNPFAYIHSEKDILKIVTTLIANTKGEGKAGDDFWVKAETLLYTALIGYIYYEAPANEQNFATLVEMLNAMEVREDDESFKNAVDLLFDALEQKDPDHFALRQYKKYKLAAGKTAKSILISCASRLAPFDIKEVREITMYDELDLDMLGDERTALFLIMSDTDGTFAFLISLIYSILFNRLCERADDVYGGRLPIHVRCLIDEAANIGQIPNLERLMATIRSREISACLVLQAQSQLKALYKDNMDTIIGNCDASLFLGGKEETTLKSWNSLLGKETIDLYNTSVTKGNQESHGQNFQKLGKDLMSVDELAVMDGGKCLLQIRGVRPFLSRKYDITKHPNYKLLSDFNEKNAFNIEKFLSTRMPMRPGERYRNYEVTAEDLASQTL from the coding sequence ATGAAGATTGATGCAGAAACATTGAAAAAACAGGTCATTCTCCATCTGCCTTATGTTCTGTTCCTTCTGGTATTTGCCAAGCTGGGCGAAGCGGTGCGGCTGGCTCCCGGAGCAGACGCTTCCCAAAAGCTGTTAGGACTGTCCGAAGGCTTTGCCCTTGCGTTTCAGAGTATGTGGCCGGGGGCGGCAATGGACTGGCTGATCGGTTTCTGCGGTGCAGCCATTATGCGGCTGGCAGTCTATCTTAGAGGGAAAGACGCTAAGAAATACCGCAAAAATGTGGAATATGGTTCTGCAAGATGGGGAAATAAAGCCGATATTGCCCCGTTTATGGACCCAAATCCGGAAAACAATATCATTCTTACCCAAAGTGAAGGACTGATGTTAAACGGAAGGCCCAAAAATCCGGCCAATGCAAGAAATAAAAATGTACTGGTAGTCGGAGGATCAGGTTCGGGAAAAACGCGCTTTTTCATCAAGCCCAATCTGATGCAAATGCACAGTTCCTACGTCGTCACCGATCCGAAAGGTACAGTCCTTGTGGAATGCGGAAAGATGTTGCAGCGAGGCACACCAAAGCTGGACAAGGACGGAAAGCCTGTGCGTAATGAAAAAGGAAAGATCATCTATGAGTCCTATAAAATACGGGTATTCAATACGATCAATTTCCAGAAAAGTATGCACTTTAACCCGTTCGCCTACATTCATTCCGAGAAAGATATTCTGAAGATCGTCACTACCCTAATCGCCAATACCAAAGGCGAAGGAAAAGCCGGAGACGATTTCTGGGTCAAGGCAGAAACCCTGCTCTATACGGCACTGATCGGATATATCTATTATGAGGCTCCGGCAAACGAACAGAATTTTGCCACACTGGTAGAAATGCTGAACGCAATGGAAGTCCGTGAGGATGATGAGTCGTTCAAAAATGCCGTTGACCTTCTCTTTGACGCGCTGGAACAGAAAGACCCGGATCATTTTGCCCTGCGTCAATATAAGAAATATAAGCTCGCTGCCGGAAAAACAGCCAAGTCGATCCTTATTTCCTGTGCTTCCAGACTGGCTCCTTTTGACATTAAAGAAGTCAGGGAAATTACCATGTATGACGAACTGGATCTGGATATGCTGGGAGATGAACGGACTGCTCTTTTCCTTATTATGAGTGATACGGACGGGACCTTTGCATTTTTGATCAGTCTGATCTATTCCATTTTGTTTAACCGCTTGTGTGAGCGGGCGGATGATGTATATGGTGGAAGGCTTCCCATCCATGTGCGCTGCCTGATCGACGAGGCGGCAAATATCGGGCAGATCCCGAACCTGGAGCGTCTTATGGCGACCATCCGAAGCCGTGAGATCTCTGCCTGCCTGGTGCTGCAGGCGCAAAGCCAGCTCAAAGCCCTGTATAAAGACAACATGGACACCATCATCGGTAACTGTGACGCCTCCCTTTTCTTAGGAGGCAAAGAAGAAACCACCTTAAAAAGCTGGAACTCCCTATTGGGGAAAGAGACCATCGACCTGTATAACACCAGTGTCACAAAGGGCAATCAGGAATCCCACGGACAAAATTTTCAAAAGCTGGGAAAGGATCTGATGTCGGTGGATGAACTGGCAGTCATGGACGGGGGTAAATGTCTGTTGCAGATCAGGGGTGTGCGGCCGTTCCTCTCCCGGAAATACGATATAACCAAACACCCAAATTACAAACTGCTTTCCGATTTTAATGAGAAGAACGCTTTTAATATCGAAAAGTTTCTTTCTACCCGGATGCCGATGCGTCCCGGTGAACGATACCGCAATTATGAAGTCACAGCCGAAGATCTGGCTTCCCAGACTTTATAA
- a CDS encoding PcfB family protein, producing the protein MQEELEQRTVSVSIQAAKLSGRVLRAAIAAVLQKMEQERTMPKVGRNSMKRLTYKDPGANTIEVSGRIRSFERYARKHQVRYHIEKELGTDPPKWTVYFKANQADALTAAFKEYTKKDLTRSTRPSLLIQLHKFKELAQSLGRDRVKNKEHGGPER; encoded by the coding sequence TTGCAGGAAGAACTCGAACAACGAACGGTTTCTGTTTCTATACAGGCAGCAAAACTGTCAGGGCGGGTACTGCGTGCGGCTATTGCTGCGGTACTCCAAAAGATGGAACAGGAACGCACAATGCCAAAAGTCGGGCGCAACAGCATGAAGCGGCTGACTTATAAAGACCCCGGAGCCAATACCATTGAAGTTTCAGGGCGAATCCGCTCTTTTGAACGGTATGCCAGAAAACATCAGGTACGCTACCATATAGAAAAGGAACTTGGGACCGATCCCCCAAAATGGACGGTATATTTCAAGGCAAACCAGGCGGATGCACTGACGGCAGCTTTTAAGGAATATACAAAGAAAGACCTTACACGCAGCACCAGACCGTCGCTGCTTATACAGCTTCATAAGTTCAAAGAACTGGCACAGTCGCTTGGCCGTGACCGTGTAAAGAACAAAGAACACGGAGGACCGGAACGATGA
- a CDS encoding DUF3846 domain-containing protein, whose translation MKVLMVEPGKSPYAAEIESGLKSLQAAVGGDIQAVYPYEDPVALICNEEGKLMGLPLNRALFDDDGHIYDIVSGNFLIVGLGEENFTDLSPDLMEKYGEQFKYPEKFARLAGEIIAVKQPATNEHREKPMMHHSGPDL comes from the coding sequence ATGAAAGTGTTAATGGTAGAGCCGGGCAAGTCCCCTTATGCTGCGGAGATCGAAAGTGGTCTGAAATCCTTGCAGGCGGCAGTGGGCGGAGATATTCAGGCGGTCTATCCGTATGAGGACCCGGTGGCTCTGATCTGCAATGAAGAAGGCAAGCTGATGGGGCTGCCTTTGAACCGAGCTCTCTTTGACGATGACGGCCACATCTATGATATTGTGTCCGGGAATTTTCTGATCGTTGGTCTTGGCGAGGAAAATTTTACAGACCTTTCCCCGGATCTGATGGAGAAATATGGGGAGCAGTTTAAGTACCCTGAAAAATTTGCAAGGCTTGCCGGCGAGATCATTGCAGTCAAGCAGCCTGCAACCAATGAGCACCGGGAAAAACCGATGATGCACCATTCCGGCCCGGATTTGTAG
- a CDS encoding Maff2 family mobile element protein has protein sequence MAFFASAIDTLKILVIALGAGLGAWGVVNLLEGYGNDNPGAKSQGIKQLMAGGGIALVGATLIPLLSGLFG, from the coding sequence ATGGCATTTTTTGCAAGCGCGATTGATACTTTGAAGATCCTTGTGATCGCCCTGGGCGCAGGTCTGGGCGCATGGGGTGTTGTAAACCTTCTCGAAGGTTACGGAAATGATAACCCAGGTGCAAAATCCCAGGGGATCAAGCAGCTTATGGCAGGCGGAGGTATCGCTCTGGTTGGTGCAACGCTGATCCCGCTGCTTTCCGGCCTGTTCGGTTAA